The genomic segment CCCCCCGAAGCTGCAATCGCCTTTTGGAGCAGCGATTGCTCGGTTTGCTCCAAGGTCATTGCCTGCGCCGCCGAGACCGGGTGCGCGGGCGCTGCAGCCGTTTTGCCTGCGAGATTCAGCACACCGCCATCGGTTGTTTGCCGCAAAGTCAGCGCCTCCGAGCGGTGAACCTCACCGCCGGTGAAGAGGTGATGCACATCAATCAAGCCGCCGGCATCCGCCAGAATCACCGCCCGCTCCACCAGGTTCTGCAGTTCACGGATGTTGCCCGGGTAGTCGTAGTTCACCAGGTGGCGCACGGCCGCTTGGGTAAAGCCTTTGACGTCGCAATCGTGCTTGCGGCGGTAGTGGTGGATGAAATGGTTCATCAACAGCGGTATGTCATCCCTGCGTTCGCGCAAGGGCGGCAGATGGATGGGCACCACATTCAGCCGGAAAAACAGGTCCTCCCGGAACGTCCCCTTGCGCACTGCCTCGCGCAATGCCTCGTTGGTCGCGGCGACCACCCGCACATCCACCGCCACACTGCGGGTGCCGCCCACACGCTCGATCTGCCCTTCCTGCAAGGCGCGCAAGAGTTTGCCCTGGGCCACAAAGCTCAGGGTGGCGATTTCGTCCAGAAACAAGGTACCCCCATGGGCGCGCTCGAAGCGGCCCGGCCTCGACATCGTGGCTCCAGTGAACGCACCCCGCTCCACCCCGAACAGCTCCGACTCGATCAAGGTCTCCGGAATGGCCGCGCAATTCACCGCAATAAAGGGCTGATTTTTGCGCGGGCTGATCTGGTGCAACATGCTGGCAAACTTCTCTTTGCCCACGCCCGACTCGCCGGTAAACAGCACCGTCGCCGACGTCCGGGCCACCCGGCTAAGCTGCTGGCAGGCCGCTTTAAACGCCGAAGACGCGCCCACCATGGCGTCGCCTGCCACGCGGTCTGCGGCGGGCAACTCGGCGGCTTGCTCGTCACCGCGGTCATACGCGGCGGCATCCACGAACTCATGCGCATTCAAATAGCGCATGTCTTCCTCGACACCGTCCCACTGGTGGGCCGATTTGCCCACCACCCGGCAATGCCCGTCCCCCATGGAGCGGCATTCGAGCTCGCGAAACACAATCAGGCGCCCGAACAGCGTGCTCACATAGCCGGTGGCGTAGCCCACCTGCATCCAGCAGGCGGGTGACCCGCCGACCCCATAGGCCGCAATGTGTTCGTCGTCCTCACTGGAGTTGTGCCACAAGAATTCGCCTTCGTAGCTGCCGGTCTTGGCGTCATAGGCCACATGCACCAGCTCCACCTGCACCATGCCCTCCAGGGCGTGCAGGCGGGTTCCGGCAATCGCAGAGGCCAGCGGCTCGGCATCGGGCCATTGCTTGCGCACCAGTTGCGCATCCCGGGCGCCGCTCACATAGCCTGCCCGGGTCAGCAAGCCGCGCGCCTGCTTCAGGCCCAAGCTGTCCACCATCTCGCGGCGCAGCGAGCCCAGCGCCTCGGTGTGCATCAGCACGACCCGCTGGTCTTGCAGCCAGATGCGGCCGTCTCCGGGCGAAAAAAACAAACACTCGCTGATATCGGTCAGATTCGGGTGCGCATCGCCACTGACAGAGGTACTGGCAAAACCGCCCCCGAACACACGGTTGCGCTCGGGCTGTGCGCCGCCCAACACAGTGCCGGTGGTGCGGGCCACATCGGCCAGTGAGATGCGTGAGGCCCTGGATGGCATAGCGGTTTTCAAGTGATCAAATGGTGAAATATCGTTATATTATTTAATCATTTGATGCATTTTCCGGCGCGGGTTAACCCTTTGCCGCGCACAAAAAAGTCACCTAGGGAAAGTCCTTAACCCTCGAGTGAACTCCGGGTCACTACCGTGCACTTTTCCCGGGTCCCCGCCCCCTGCTGGTCTGCGCCTTGCAATCCATCAAACAACCACTCGCGAAGTGGCGATTTGATAAACCGATTGAAAGGATGCTTTCCCATGGGAACGACTGAGACCAATGCATGGCTGGATTTTTCAGCCACCCCTCCGGCCGCCCTCGGCAACGGTGTACGCCAAGTGATCGAACCCGCCACCGGCGAGGTGCTGTGTACCGTGGGTATTGCCAACGCGACGGACGTTGCCAAGGCAACGGCAGAGGCCGCCATTGCCCAAGCCCGGTGGGTGATGGTGCATCCCCGCGAAAAGGCGGAGATCTTCCGCCGCGCTGCGAGTCTGTTTCAACAGCATTTCGACACCCTGTCGCTGTTCGTCGCCCGAGAGACGGGCGGCATTCTGCCCAAGGGGCAACATGAAATCCGCGAGGCCGCTCTGATCTGCAACCTGGCGGCCGGCATGCCTTTGCAAGCCCAAGGCCAGGTGCTGCCCAGCCAATACGGCCGCACCAGCCTGGCCCGCCGCGTGCCACATGGGGTGGTGGGCGTGATCTCGCCGTTCAACTTTCCGATGATCCTGGCCATTCGTGCGGTGGCACCCGCCTTGGCTGCCGGTAATGCGGTCATCATCAAACCGGACACCCGCACGCCTGTGAGCGGCGGCTTGATGATTGCCAGCGTATTCGCCCAGGCCGGTTTGCCCGCAGGGCTGCTGCAAGTGCTGCCGGGCGATGCGGAGGCCGGCGAAGCGCTGGTCACCGACCCGCTGGTGCCCATGATTGCCTTCACCGGTTCCCCTGCCGTGGGGCGCCGTATCGGCGAACTGGCAGGCCGCCATTTGAAGAAGGTGTCGCTCGAGTTGGGCGGCAGCAATGCCCTGGTCATTCTGGATGACGCGGACCTCGACGTCGCGGCCAGCAATGCCGCTTGGGGCGCGTTCTTCCACCAGGGCCAGATTTGCATGGCTTCCAACCGGATTCTGGTGCACGAGAGCATGGCGCAAGGCCTGATTGAAAAGATGGTGGCCAAGGCAACGCACCTGCCGGTCGGCAATGGTGCCAGCGGCCAAGTGGCACTCGGCCCGGTGATCGACGCCAAACAGCGCGATCGCATTCACCAACTGGTGCAAGACAGCATTGCCGCTGGCGCCAAGCTGGAGGCGGGTGGCACGTTTGAAGGCTTGTTTTACCAGCCCACGGTGCTCTCCGGTGTGCGCCCCGGCATGCGGGTGTTTGACGAAGAGACCTTTGGCCCGGTGGCCAACATCATCAGCTACCGCAACGAAACCGAAGCCGTCGCGCTGGCCAACCAGCACCACGGCAGCTTGGCGTCGGCGGTGATTTCGGCCTCCGTGGGCCGCGCCATGGCGGTGGGCCGGCAGCTCAAGTCGGGCATGGTTCACATCAACGACCAGACGGTGAACGACGAATGCGTCAACCCCTTTGGCGGCCCCGGCATTGCCGGCAACGGCACCAGTGTGGGCGGCCCGGCTGACTGGGAGGAATACACCCAGTGGCAGTGGGTCACCATCAAAGACCACGCCACCGCCTACCCGTTTTGAACACCAGGAGAACATGATGAACTTGCATGGAAAAACGATTGTCGTGACCGGCGTGTCCTCCGGCATCGGGGCCGAGGTAGCCCGGCTGGCTCGTTTTGAAGGCGCCCAAGTGATCGGCGTGGACCGCAATGACGCCAGCATCTCGATGGCGGGCTTTGTCAAAGCGGACTTGAGTACGGTGGCCGGTATCGATGCCGCAGTGGCCCAACTGCCCGCGCAGATCGACGCGCTCTGCAACATTGCCGGCGTTCCCGGCACCGCCGATCGCGAGCTGGTGGCGCGGGTGAACTACCTCGGCTTGCGCCATCTGAGCGAGCAGGTCTTGCCGCACATCCGGCGCGGCGGCGGCATTGTCAATGTGGCGTCCATTCTCGGAGCCGAATGGCCGCTGAGGCTGGATGTCCACAAAGCGTTGGCTGTAGTCCAAGGCTTTGACGCGGGGGCCCAGTGGCTGCAGGCACACCCGGTGCCCCAAGAGACCTGCTACCAGTACTTCAAGGAAGCCCTGATTGTGTGGAACACGGTGCAGTCACAGGAATGGTTCCTGAAAACCGGGGTGCGCATGAACTGCGTGGCCCCCGGCCCGGTGTTCACCCCCATCCTCGGCGATTTCGTCACCATGCTAGGCGCAGACCGTGTGCAGGCCGATGCCCACCGCATGGCGCGCCCGGCCTTCCCGGACGAGGTGGCCTCGGTCATTGCCTGGCTGTGCAGCGACGCGGCGCGCTGGGTGAGTGGTGTCAACATCCCGGTCGATGGCGGGCTGGCCTCGACCTACCTCTGAGCCCACGGGGGAACTCCGCCTGGAAGGGCGGGACGGTTCAGTGGCATCATCCCCGCCATGAGTGCCTCCCGCATCCCCCCGATTCAGTGCCTGTTGACTTTTGAAGCCCTGGCGCGCCTGCGCTCGGTCACCCTGGCGGCAGAAGAACTCTTTGTCACCCCTAGTGCCGTCAGCCACCGAGTGCGGCAGCTGGAGCAGATCATCGGCACCAAGCTGTTCGGCCGTGCGGACTTTTCGCTGACCACCGAGGGCAGCGAATACCTGGCCCATGTGCGCGAAGGCCTGGCCATCCTGCAGAAATTTCCCAGCGCCGCTGCGGCACCTGGCAAGCGCAAGCTGCGCCTCGCGGTCACGCCCACGTTTTCGCGCTCCATTTTGATCCCGCGGCTGCGCCAGTTCACCGACGCCTATCCCGAGATCGACCTGACACTGCAGGTGTCCATTCCGCTGCTCGACGTGGTGGCTGAAGATGCAGACCTGATGGTGCGCTTCGGAGCTGGCCGCTATGCCGACATGGAGCATGTGTGCCTCATGAAGGACGAGATCACGCCCCTCGCCTCACCCGCTTTTGTGCGCGAGCACGGCCCGTTCGAAACCCCGCAAGACCTGGCCAACCTGCCTCTGTTGCGCAGCCCGCTGGAGCCCTGGCGCACCTGGTTTGCCGCCAACGGGCTGGACTGGCCGGAGCCGGTAGAGGGCTCGCAGTTCAACGACATCGGCCTCATGTGCGATGGCGCCGCTGCCGGCATGGGCGTGGGCCTGATCCGTCTAAAGCTGGGTGCGCCCTGGCTGGACAACGGCTCGCTGGTGCGCCTGTATGCCCACAACGCGCCCAGCCCCCACGCGCACTACCTGTGCTGGCGCACCGGCGCCATGGACCGCTGGGAAGTGGCTGCCTTTGCCGACTGGCTCAAAAAGGCGGTGGGTTAGTCGCCCCCGAGACCCGTCACCGGGCCCTTTTTCACACAGCGCTGCAAGTTTCTTCACGCCACGGGGGGCCGCTTTCTTTTAGAGTGAGGTTCCACGCCACCGCCCTTTCAGCACCGGATAGCCCCCCATGAACGCCCCACTTGATCCAACCGCCCGGGAAATGCTACAAAAAAGAGAGCTTCTAGCGCAGATACTGCCTGCGCTAGAGGCCTATTTACCTAAGCATGCGCTGCTCTACCAGACCGAAGACACCACGCCTTATGAATGCGACGGCCTGACCGCCTACCGCCAGCGCCCGCTGATGGTGGCCCTGCCGGAAACTGAAGAGCAGGTGGCTGCGGTGTTGCGGGTGTGTCATGGCTTAAATGTGCCGGTGGTGGCCCGCGGCGCGGGCACTGGCCTGTCCGGTGGTGCCATGC from the Rhodoferax potami genome contains:
- a CDS encoding coniferyl-alcohol dehydrogenase, whose protein sequence is MNLHGKTIVVTGVSSGIGAEVARLARFEGAQVIGVDRNDASISMAGFVKADLSTVAGIDAAVAQLPAQIDALCNIAGVPGTADRELVARVNYLGLRHLSEQVLPHIRRGGGIVNVASILGAEWPLRLDVHKALAVVQGFDAGAQWLQAHPVPQETCYQYFKEALIVWNTVQSQEWFLKTGVRMNCVAPGPVFTPILGDFVTMLGADRVQADAHRMARPAFPDEVASVIAWLCSDAARWVSGVNIPVDGGLASTYL
- a CDS encoding benzaldehyde dehydrogenase, translating into MGTTETNAWLDFSATPPAALGNGVRQVIEPATGEVLCTVGIANATDVAKATAEAAIAQARWVMVHPREKAEIFRRAASLFQQHFDTLSLFVARETGGILPKGQHEIREAALICNLAAGMPLQAQGQVLPSQYGRTSLARRVPHGVVGVISPFNFPMILAIRAVAPALAAGNAVIIKPDTRTPVSGGLMIASVFAQAGLPAGLLQVLPGDAEAGEALVTDPLVPMIAFTGSPAVGRRIGELAGRHLKKVSLELGGSNALVILDDADLDVAASNAAWGAFFHQGQICMASNRILVHESMAQGLIEKMVAKATHLPVGNGASGQVALGPVIDAKQRDRIHQLVQDSIAAGAKLEAGGTFEGLFYQPTVLSGVRPGMRVFDEETFGPVANIISYRNETEAVALANQHHGSLASAVISASVGRAMAVGRQLKSGMVHINDQTVNDECVNPFGGPGIAGNGTSVGGPADWEEYTQWQWVTIKDHATAYPF
- a CDS encoding sigma 54-interacting transcriptional regulator, which produces MPSRASRISLADVARTTGTVLGGAQPERNRVFGGGFASTSVSGDAHPNLTDISECLFFSPGDGRIWLQDQRVVLMHTEALGSLRREMVDSLGLKQARGLLTRAGYVSGARDAQLVRKQWPDAEPLASAIAGTRLHALEGMVQVELVHVAYDAKTGSYEGEFLWHNSSEDDEHIAAYGVGGSPACWMQVGYATGYVSTLFGRLIVFRELECRSMGDGHCRVVGKSAHQWDGVEEDMRYLNAHEFVDAAAYDRGDEQAAELPAADRVAGDAMVGASSAFKAACQQLSRVARTSATVLFTGESGVGKEKFASMLHQISPRKNQPFIAVNCAAIPETLIESELFGVERGAFTGATMSRPGRFERAHGGTLFLDEIATLSFVAQGKLLRALQEGQIERVGGTRSVAVDVRVVAATNEALREAVRKGTFREDLFFRLNVVPIHLPPLRERRDDIPLLMNHFIHHYRRKHDCDVKGFTQAAVRHLVNYDYPGNIRELQNLVERAVILADAGGLIDVHHLFTGGEVHRSEALTLRQTTDGGVLNLAGKTAAAPAHPVSAAQAMTLEQTEQSLLQKAIAASGGNLSAAARLLNTSRAKLAYRARKHGLV
- a CDS encoding LysR substrate-binding domain-containing protein, which produces MSASRIPPIQCLLTFEALARLRSVTLAAEELFVTPSAVSHRVRQLEQIIGTKLFGRADFSLTTEGSEYLAHVREGLAILQKFPSAAAAPGKRKLRLAVTPTFSRSILIPRLRQFTDAYPEIDLTLQVSIPLLDVVAEDADLMVRFGAGRYADMEHVCLMKDEITPLASPAFVREHGPFETPQDLANLPLLRSPLEPWRTWFAANGLDWPEPVEGSQFNDIGLMCDGAAAGMGVGLIRLKLGAPWLDNGSLVRLYAHNAPSPHAHYLCWRTGAMDRWEVAAFADWLKKAVG